GGCAGCCGCAGCACCTCGAACTGGTCCGTACCGTCGATCAGCGCGCCGGACGGCCGAGCGGCCGGTTCGGAGGCGGAGGTGCCCGCCGCCGGAGCGGAGGTGGCCGCCGACGATCCGGCCCCCGCCACACCCGCTCCGACCAGCACCGGCTCCCGCTCCAACCCGGTCGGGGCGATGTCGCCCACGCCCTGGCCGCGCCGCTGTCGGCGCCGCTCCTTCCGGCCCTCGACCATCGTGTAGAGGGTCGGCACCAGCAGCAGCGTGAGCAGGGTGCTGCTGAGCAGACCACCGATCACGACCACGGCGAGCGGCTGGGAGATGAACCCGCCCTCGCCGGTCAGGCCGAGCGCCATCGGCAGCAGGGCGAAGATGGTCGCGATGGCGGTCATCAGGATCGGCCGCAACCGCCGCCGGGCCCCCTCGACCACCGCGTCCTGAACGCTCAGTCCCTGTTCCCGGTACTGGTTGATCAGGTCCAGCAGGACGATCGCGTTGGTCACCACGATGCCGACCAGCATCAGTGCCCCGATCAGCGCCGGCACGCCCAGCGGCGTACCGGTGACCAGCAGCAGGATGATCGTGCCGGTGGCCGCGAACGGGATCGAGACCAGCAGGATCAGCGGCTGGATCAGGCTCCGGAAGGTCGCCACCATGATCACGAAGACGATCGCGATCGCGGCGAGTACGGCAAGTCCCAGGTCAGCGAAGGCGTCGGCCTGGTCCGCGCTGACACCGCCGAGGGTGAAGGTCGCCCCCGGTACGTCCAGCGCGTCCAGCTTCTTGGTCAGCTCGGCGCTGGTGGCACCGAGGTTCGCACCGGTGGCCGTACCGGTGACGGTGACGCTGCGTTCGCCGTCGATCCGGGTCACCGAGACCGGACCGGCCACCTCGTTGACCGTGGCGAGGTCACCGAGCTTGACCGGGCCGACCGGGAGCGCCTTGAGCTGGTCCACCGTGGCCGGAGCGGCACCGAAGCGGAGCACCACGTCCTGCTGGTCGTTGTCGAAGGTGACCTGTCCGAGCGGGCTGCCCCGGAACGACTGCGCGACGAGCTGCCCGACGGCCGCCTCGGAGAGCCCGAACTGGGCCGCCTTGGCCCGGTCCACGGCCACGTCGATACGGGGCGCGCTGTCGGCCAGGCCGGACTCGATGTCCTCCACACCCGGGGTGTCGGCCATCGCCTGCCGCGCCTGCTCGGTCGCACGGGCCAGTACGTCGTTGTCGGACGCCTGCACGACCACCGCGACCTGGTTGGTCGACTGCCCGCCCCCGCCGAAGGTGATCTCACCGGCGTTGCTCAGCTTGTCGAACTCGGCCCGGAGGGTGTCCTTGAGCGGGCCGGCCTCGGTGCCCTCCTTCAGCGCGACGGAGAAGCTGGCGTTGGCCGCGCCGCCGCCGCCCTCCCACGGGTTGCTCCCGCCCCCGGCGGTCACCTGGTACGTCTCGATTCCGTCGTGCCGGGCCAGGATCCCCTCGATCTGCTTGGCCGCCGCGTCGGTGGTGGCCAGGCTGGTGCCGACCGGCATCTTCTGGCTGATGCTGATCGTGTCCTGGCCGGAGTCGTCCAGGAAGTTGGTCTTGAGCTGGGTGGCGAGGCCACCGGTCGCGAAGAGCACCACCAGCCCGATCAGCAGCGTCGCCACCCGGCGCTTGGTGGCGAACCCGATCAGCGGCAGGTACGCCCGCTGCAACGGGCTACGCAGTTCCTTCTCCTCGGCCGCCGCCCGGACCGCCGCCTCGCCCTCGCCACCGGCTGCCGGCTTGAGGAACCAGTACGCCAGCACCGGGATGACGGTCAGCGACACCAGCAGGGAGGCGAGCAGCGCCACCGTGACGGTGATCGCGAACGGGGCGAAGATCTGCCCGACGAAACCACCGACCAGCGCGATCGGTGCGAAGACCGCGACCGTGGTGAGGGTGGAGGCGGTCACCGCGCCGGAGACCTCACGGACACCGGTGATGATCGCGTCGCGCTTGTCCTCGCCGTACCCGAGGTGTCGTTTGATGTTCTCCAGCACGACGATCGAGTCGTCCACGACCCGGCCGACCGCGATGGTCAACGCGCCGAGGGTGAGCAGGTTGAGCGAGTAGTCGCCGATCCAGAGGGCGATCAGCGCGACCAGCACGGAGAGCGGGATGGAAACCGCGGTGACCAGGGTCGACCGAACCGACAGCAGGAACACCAGGATGACCAGGACCGCCATCACCAGGCCGAGCAGGCCCTCGGTGGTCAGGCTCTCGATCGACTTCTCCACGTACGGCGCCTGATCGAAGACCACCGCCATCTCGGAGCCGGACGCCTTGCCGAGGTCGGCGAGCTTCTCCCGGATCTCGTGCGAGATCTGCACCGCGTTGCCGTCCGGCGACGCGGTGACCTGGATGCCGAGGCTCTCCTTGCCGTTGGTCCGGGTGAACGCGGTCGCCGGGGCGACCTGCTGCTCGACGGTGGCGATGTCGCCGAGCTTGGCCGGGGCGGCACCGGGGTTGGTCGGGCTGACGAAGATGCCGCGCAGTTCCTCGATGGTGGCGATCCGGGAGCCGATCTGGACCGTACGCGCCTGGGCGCCCTCGACCAGGGTGCCGGCCGGGATGGCGACCCCGTTGGCCTTGAGAGCGGTGCCGATGGCGGTCGGCGCGATGCCGGTCGCGGCGAGCTTGGCCGGGTCGGGAGTGATCACGACCTGCTGCTCGGGGGCACCGGTGACCTCGACCGTGCGTACCCCGTCGATGCCCTCGAGTTCGGGTACGACCGTGGTCCGTAGCCGCTCGACCAGGGCCTGCTTGTCCCCGTTACCGCTGGCGGCGAGCACCACCGCCGGCAGGTCGTCGGTGCTGCCGGCGAAGACCAGCGGGTCGACGCCCTCGGGCAGCTGGGTGCTGATCCGGTTGAGCGCCGTCTCCATCTTGTTGACGACACTGTCGAGGTCGATGCCGAACTCGTACTCGACCTGGACGGTTGCCGCGCCTTCCCGGGAGGTCGAGGAGACCTTGGTCAGGCCGGCGATTCCCTGGATGCTGTTCTCGATCGGCTCGGCGACCTGCGCCTCGACGATCTCGGGCGAGGCGCCCGGGTAGCTGGCAACGATGAAGGCCGCCGGGAACTCCAGCGACGGTAGGAGTTGCTGCTTCAGCGAGGGGACGGCGAACAGCCCGAAGCCCGTGATCACCACCGCGATGAGGGCGACCAGCCCTCGGTTGGCGAGACTGAGTCTGGCAAACAACGACATGGGCGAGCTCTCCTGGGGAAAGTCAGGGCGCGACACGAATATTTTGCCTGATACGAACAATTAGCCTGAGGTCGGGGGTGCCTGCTAACGTCCGGTGGCCAGTGGCAACGACCTCGGTCACCGCCACCACCGCGACGACAGGGAGGCGGGCGAAGCGTTGACCGACCGGGCCCGACTCATGGCGGCCATCATGGATGGTCAACGTCGGATGCAACATCTGCTCGCCTCGGAGCGCTCCGATCCACTCCTCTCGCTCCACCTGACCCTGCCGCAGCTGAAAATACTGCTGCTGCTCTCGTCGCGCGGCAGCGCGTCCGGCCGGGAACTCTCCGACACCGTCGGGGTCAGCCTCGCGACCATGACCGGCATCGTGGACCGCCTGGTCGGACAGGATCTCGTCGTACGGGGTGAGGACCCGCGTGACCGTCGAGTTCGCCGGGTCGAACTGAGTCCGGCCGGCCGCACCCTCATGGAGGGCATCGTCACGGCCGGGAACGCGCGGATGCAAAGCATCCTCAGCCGGCTCTCAGTAGACGAACTGGCAATCGTCGAACGGGCTACCGCCCTGATAGCGGCCGCCGCCGAGGACGAACGCGACGCCGAGCGGTAACCCGGCGAGCACCGACCGGTCAGGCCAGGTCGAGCGCGCGGGCGGCGGCGATCACGTCGTTGCGGATCGTGATCGGCGAGGGGGCGGTGGAGATCGCCCACTCCGGATCCTTCAGGCCGTGCCCGGTGACCGTGCACACGATCGTCGAGCCGGCCGGCACCGTACCCGCCTCGGCCTGCTGGAGCAGGCCCGCCACGCTCGCCGCGCTGCCCAACTCCACGAAGGCGCCGACCTCACGGGCGAGCAGCCGGTACGCCGAGAGGATCTCCCGGTCGGTCACCGCCGCGATCAGCCCACCCGAGGCGTCCCGCGCGTCCAACGCCCCGGTCCAGCTCGCCGGGTTGCCGATCCGGATCGCGGTGGCGATGGTGGACGGCTCCCGTACCGCCTCGCCGTGCACGATCGGCGCGGCGCCGGCCGCCTGGAAGCCGTACATCTTCGGGTGTCGGGTGGCGTTGCCGGCCGCCACGTCCTCCCGGTAGCCCAGCCAGTACGCGGTGATGTTGCCGGCGTTGCCGACCGGCAGGCAGTGGATGTCCGGGGCGTCACCGAGCGCCTCGACGATCTCGAACGCGGCGGTCTTCTGGCCGTGCACCCGGTCCGGGTTGACCGAGTTGACCAACGCCACCGGATAGTCCTGGGAGAGCTTGGAGGCGAGTGCCAGGCAGTCGTCGAAGTTCCCCTCGACCTGCAACAGCTTCGCCCCGTGCACCAGCGCCTGGGCCAGCTTGCCCAGCGTGATCTTGCCCTGGGGCACCAGCACCGCGCAGCTCAGTCCGCCCCGGGCCGCGTACGCGGCAGCCGAGGCGCTGGTGTTGCCGGTGGAGGCGCAGATGATGGCCTTGTTGCCGACCTCGACCGCGCGGGAGACCGCCACGGTCATCCCCCGGTCCTTGAACGAACCGGTCGGGTTGGCGCCTTCCACCTTCAGGTAGACGTCACAGCCGGTACGGGCGGAGAGCACCGGCGCGGGCAGCAGCGGGGTGTTCCCCTCGTGCAGCGTGACGACCGGCGTGGCGTCGGTGACCGGCAACCGGTCCCGATAGGTCTCGATCAAACCCCGCCACATGTCGCTCTCCTCGTCGAGGTGCTGCCGCCGCACGGGACGGACACCGGGTGAAGGTGGGTCAAGCGTGACCCAGGGTGCCGGTCCTCGCGCCCGCGCGCCCATCGTTACCCACCTGGCGGGACACCGACTCAGACACCGCCCTCGACCCGCAGCACGCTGGCGATCGAGCGGACGATGTCGAGTCCACGCAGTTCCTCGACGGTCGCGGCGAGCGCGGCGTCCGGCGCGGCGTGGGTGACGATGACCAGGATCGCGTCGACGCCCCGGGCCGCCGGGGTCGCGCCACCGGAGCTCGACGCCGACGCCTGGCGGACGGTGGCGATCGACACCTCGTGCCGGGCGAAGACCCCGGCCACGGTGGCGAGCACACCGGCGCGGTCGGCCACGTCGAGACTGATGTGGTAGCGGGTGACCGCCTCCCCCATCGGCCGGATCGGCAGCGCCGCGTACGAGGACTCGCTCGGTGTCCGTACGCCGGCCAGCCGGTTGCGGGAGACCGCGACCACGTCGCCGAGGACGGCGCTCGCGGTGGGCGACCCGCCCGCTCCCCGGCCGTAGAACATGAGCTGCCCGGCGGCGGCCGCCTCCACGAACACGGCGTTGAAGGCGTCCCCGACGCTGGCCAGCGGGTGGCTGCGCGGGATCATCGCCGGGTAGACCCGGACGCTGATCGACTCGGTGCCGGTGGAGTCCGGGCCGCGCGAGGCGATGCAGAGCAGCTTGATCGTGCAGCCCATGGCCTTGGCGCTGGCCACGTCGGCGGCGGTGACCTCGGTGATCCCCTCGCGGTAGACGTCGGCGGCGCTGACCCGGGTGTGGAAGGCCAGCGAGGCGAGGATGGCGGCCTTGGCGGCGGCGTCGAACCCCTCGACGTCGGCGGTCGGATCCGCCTCGGCGTATCCCAGCTCGGTCGCCTCGTCGAGCGCCTCGGCGAAGCCCGCCCCGGTGGCGTCCATGGCGGAGAGAATGAAGTTCGTCGTCCCGTTGACGATGCCGGTGACCCGGGTGATCGTGTCCCCCTGCAACGACTCACGCAGCGGGCGCAGCAGCGGGATCGCGCCCGCGACGGAGGCCTCGTAGTAGAGGTCCGCGCCGCTCTCCGCGGCGGCGTCGTGCAGGGTGCCGCCGTCCTCGGCGAGCAGGGCCTTGTTCGCGGTCACCACGCTCTTGCCGGCCCGCAGCGCCTCGACCAGCCAGGTACGGGCCGGCTCGATGCCGCCGACCATCTCCACCACCACGTCGACGTCGTCGCGCTTGATCAGGCCGAGCGCGTCGGTGGTGAAGACCCCCGGGTCGACCGGGAGCCCGCCCCGGTCCCGCCCCTGCCGGCGGACCGCGATGCCGGCGATCTCCAACGGTGCGCCGATGCGGGCGGCCAGGTCGGCCGCCTGCTCATGCAGTAGCCGCACCACCTCGGCGCCGACCGTGCCACAACCGAGCAGCGCCAAGCGGAGAGGTCTTGTCATCCCACATCCAATGCCAGCAGATCGTCTTCGGTCTCCCGCCGGACGATCACGCGTGCCTCGTCGCCGCGGACCGCCACCACCGGGGGCCTCGGGACATGGTTGTAGTTGCTGGCCATGCTCCGGCAGTAGGCACCCGTGCCGGGCACGGCGAGAAGATCTCCGGGCTGTACGTCGGCGGGCAAGAATTCATCCTTCACCACCACATCCCCGGACTCGCAATGCTTTCCCACCACACGGGCGAGAATCGGCTCGGCGTCCGAGGCCCGGTTGGCCAGGGTGGCGGAGTACGAGGCGCCGTAGAGCGCGGTACGGATGTTGTCGCTCATCCCACCGTCGACGCTGACGTAGGTCCGCAGGCCATCGACGTCCTTGACGGTGCCGACCTCGTAGACGGTGAACACCGCCGGCCCGATGATCGCCCGGCCGGGCTCGAAGCTCAGGTGCGGCTTGGCCAGTCGCAGCCCCTCACACTCACCCTCGACGATCTTGTGGATCCGCTTCGACAGCTCGTGTGGGGTGGACGGGTCGTCCTGGGTCGTGTACGCGATGCCGAAGCCGCCGCCGAGGTCCAGCTCGGGCAGTTCGACGCCGCGGGCGTCACGGATCTGCGCCTGGAGGGCGAGCACCCGCCGGGCCGAGACCTCGAACCCGCTGGTGTCGAAGATCTGCGACCCGATGTGCGAGTGCAGCCCGCGCAGCTCCAGCACGTTGTCGTCGAGGATCCGGAACGCGGCGGCGGCGGCCGCCCCGCCGGCCAGCGAGAAGCCGAACTTCTGGTCCTCGTGCGAGGTGGCGATGAACTCGTGCGTGTGCGCCTCGACCCCGACGGTCACCCGGATCAGCACCCGGGGCCGGACCCCACGCTCCCGGGCCAGCTCGGTCAGGCGGTCGATCTCGTCGAACGAGTCGACGATGATCCGGCCCACCCCGGCGTCCAGCGCCCGGGTCAGCTCCGCCACCGACTTGTTGTTGCCGTGGAAACCGATCCGCTCGGCCGGCATGTCGGCGGCGAGCGCCACCGCCAGCTCACCGCCGGAGCAGACGTCGAGGTGCAGCCCCTCCTCGGCGATGATCCGTACCACCGCCTTGCAGAGGAACGCCTTGCCGGCGTAGTAGACGTCCTCGTCAGCGAAGGCGGCGCGGAAGTCCCGGCAGCGCGACCGCAGGTCGTCCTCGTCGAGCACGAAGAGCGGCGTACCGAACATCTTGGTAAGCACGCCGATCCGCAGGTTGCCGACGGTCAACTCACCGTCTTCGTCGCGGGTCACGGTCCGCGGCCACAGTTGCGGCAGGAGGGCGTTCACGTCCTCGGGCGTACGCAGCCAGGCGGGTCCCCGGTTGCCGAGGTCGCCGTGCAGCGCCCCCGCCTCGTGAGCACGCATTTCCGTTACATCCTCTCCGGGGCCGAGACCCCGAGCAGTTCCAACCCGTTGGCGATCACCGTGCGGGTGGCGTCGTTGAGCCAGAGGCGGGCCCGGTGCAGGTCGGTGATCTCCTCGTCGCCCTGCGGCAGGACCCGGCAGTTGTCGTAGAACCGGTGGTAGGAGAGCGCCACCTTCTCCTCAAGGAAATGCGCCAGCTTGTGTGGTTCACGCAACGCGGCGGCATTGGCCACCACGGCCGGATACTCGGCGAGCGCCTTGAGTAGTTCGTTCTCCTTGTCGTGGTCGAGCAGCTCGGGGCGGAACGCGTCGGCGTCGCCCCGGGTCAGTCCGACCTCGGCGGCCTGCCGGCTGACACCGGCGGTCCGGGCGCCGACGTACTGGACGTAGTAGAGCGGGTTGTCGCTCTTGGCCCGGGTCCAGAGTTCGACGTCGATGTCGATCGGCGAGTCGCTGGAGTAGCGGGCCAGGGCGTACCGGGCGGCGTCCACTCCGATCGCCTCGACCAGGTCCTCCAGCGTAACCACGGTGCCGGCCCGCTTGGACATCCGGACCGGCTGGCCGTCGCGGACCAGGTTGACCAGCTGCCCGATCAGGATCTCCAGGTTCTGGTCCGGGTCGTCGCCGAAGCAGGCCGACATGGCCTTCATCCGCCCGATGTAGCCGTGGTGGTCGGCGCCGAGCATGATCACGACCCGGCCGAAGCCCCGCTCCCGCTTGTCGAGGTAGTAGGCGCAGTCGGCGGCGAAGTAGGTCCACTCGCCGTTCGACTTGCGCAGCACCCGGTCCTTGTCGTCACCGAAGTCGGTGGTCCGCAGCCAGGTGGCGCCGTCCAGCTCGTACGTCCGGCCCTGCTCGGTCAACCGGGCCAGCGCGAGGTCCAGCTCACCCCGGTCGTGCAGGTCCTTCTCGTTGAAGTAGACGTCGAACCGGACCCCGAACTGGTCGAGCGAGGAGCGGATCTCGTCGAACATCAGCGCGACGCCCTCGACCCGGAAGACCTCCTGGGCGGCCGCGTCCGGCCGGTCGAGCACGTCCGGGTGCAGCGCCCGGACCGCGTCGGCGATCTCGGCGATGTACGCCCCGCCGTAGCCGTCCTCGGGGGCCGGTTCACCCTTCGCCGCGGCGAGCAGCGAACGGGCGAACCGGTCGATCTGCGAGCCGGCGTCGTTGAAGTAGTACTCCGTGGTCACGTCGGCACCGGTGGCCCGGAGCAGGCGGCTGAGCGCGTCGCCGACCGCCGCCCACCGGACCCCGCCGATGTGCACCGGCCCGGTCGGGTTCGCCGAGACGAACTCGAGGTTGATCCGCTCACCGGCGAGGGCGTCGCTACGTCCGTACTCCCGGCCGGCCTGGACCACGACGCGGGCCAGCTGCCCGGCGGCGGCCGCGTCGAGACGGATGTTGAGGAAGCCGGGTCCGGCGATCTCGACCGATTTGATGCCGACCGCACGGGTCAGCTCGTCGGCGAGGCCCGCCGCCAACTCACGCGGCGGCACCCCGACCCGCTTGGCCAGTTGCAGTGCGAGCGTCGAGGCGTAGTCGCCGTGCTCAGGATTGCGGGGTCGCTCCAGGGTCACCGACTCCGGCAGTACGGAGGGGTCGAGCCCACGGGAGATGAAGACCGCCTGGGCGGCGGTACGGACGACCTCGGCGAGATTGGCGGGAGTCACCGAAACATGTTACCGGGGGTAGACTCAGTCACTCGGCGGACACCCTGCGCCTTTGTGACCCGCCACCCCCTGACCGACCGACCTGACGAGGCACCATGAGCATCAGCACCCAGGGTGGCGATCAAAGCCGTCCGTCCGTGGTCAGCACCGGTAAGAAGCCGGCGGCCGGTGGGAAGCCGGCAGCGGGTGGCAAGCCAGCGGCCGGGAACTCCGGTGGCGCTCGCCCCGGCGGAGGAGGTCGGGGCGCGGGTGGCGGCGGCAAGGGCCCGCGTAAGCCGATCGCCCCGGTCAAGGTCAGCCAGGGCCGCAACTGGGGCCCGATCGCCCTCTTCGTCGCCGTCGGCGTGCTCGCCGTCGGGATCATCGGCTGGGGTGCCTTCGCCGTGTTCCAGGGTGCCAAGCCCTGGGCGGAGCAGGCGGCCGGCATCGACGGGATCAAGAACTACCGGGAGTCGTCCGACAAGTCCCTGACCGCCTCGGAACACGCGTGGGGTCCGCTGACCTACTCGCTCACCCCGCCGGTCGGCGGCAAGCACAACTTCAACTGGCAGAACTGCATGGGCGACGTCTACGACGCCCCGATCGCCAACGAGCACGCGGTGCACAGCATGGAGCACGGCGCGGTCTGGGTCGCGTACCGCAGCGGCCTTCCCGCCGACCAGGTCTCGAAGCTGGCCGAGAAGGTGCGCGGCAACGAGTACATGCTGATGAGCCCGATCGACAACCTGGACAAGCCGATCTCGCTCCAGGCGTGGGGCTACCAGCTCAAGGTCGACAACGCGGACGACGGCCGGATCGACACCTTCATCCGGGCGCTGCGCACCAACGCCACGATCGAGCCGAACGCGACCTGCTCCGGCGGTATCACCGCGACCGGCACCACCCCGCGTGACCTCGGCAAGGACGGCGCGCAGCAGTAGTTAGGAACCCGATGGGCGCATCAACCCGCTCCGACGCGCCGGCTCAGGCCGGCGCGTCGGGCGCCGGGGTCCCGGACCCCGAGGAGTTCGAGTACGACGGCGTCGAGGGCGGTGACGACAACGTCGACGACCCGGGCGACGACCCGGGCGACGACTCGGCCGTCGGCGAGGGCCGCCGCCGGTTCAGTACCGGTTGGGTGACGATCGCGCTCGTGGTGGGCCTGGCCCTCGGCGTCGCGGTTGGGCTGCTCATCCCGGGCCTGACCCGGCCGGGAGAGACCTCGGTCGAGGCCGGGTTCGCCCGGGACATGTCGACCCACCACGCCCAGGCTGTCGAGATGTCCCTGCTCGCCCACGAGAAGGCCACCGACCCGGACGTACGGACCCTGGGCGCGGACATCGCGCTCACCCAGCAGGGCCAGATCGGCACCATGCAGACCTGGCTGCGGAACTGGCACCTGACGCCGACCGGTTCCCAGCCCCGGATGGCCTGGATGCCCGATGGCGGTGGCACGATCCGCGACGGCCTGATGCCGGGAATGGCCACCGACGCCGAGCGGGCGCAGCTGCGCGCAGCCACCGGCCGGGACTTCGACGTCATGTTCCTCCGGCTGATGCTCAACCACCACCTCGGCGGCATCCACATGGCCGAGGCGGCGCTGGAGCTCTCCGACGACGAGCAGGTGCAGGCCCTCGCCGAGACCATGGTCGCCGGACAAAAGAAGGAAATCGCCGCGATTCAGGCACTGCTCGACAAACTAGGCGCCAAGTAGTCCCTTCTGGCCCGATACGCGGCGTTATGCCCGACTGTGCACTTTAGGGAGTTTTCTCCGCAGATATCGTGACCAGTCATGATCCGGGCTCGTTGCCCCAGACGTGGGGGTTGTTCTTAAAGACGCGCGACGTTCCGTCACCAGCTGGTGCCGGCGGCACACCATCGGCGGCGACGGCGCGGTGGCCGCTCGCCGGGGGCAGCGGTCAGGCCCGGCAGAGGCACTCAGCCGCGATCAGGAACTCGAGCTGATCGACGCGCTACGGGGCCGGTACCCGGACCAGTTCGGGCTCGACGATCCGCTCTGGACCCGGCAGAGCGTCACCGCCCTGATCGAGCGCCAGTTCGGGCTCACCATCGATCCCGGCATCGTCGGCGAATACCTGCATGCCTGGGGACTCGGACCACGGGAGCCCACCGACCGCGCCTGCGGCCTCTGCGTCGACGCGGTACGGATCTGGGTGCGCCAGGAGTACCCGGCGATCGTCCGCTCCGCCCAGGAGCACCGCGCCGAACTCTGCTGGCTCGGGCGTACCCGGCTGCACGGGGTGGCGCCGGCGGCGGACGTGATCTCGGCGATGTCCCAGCGGGGGCGGGTCAAATTCATGATCACGACACCGACGGTGGACCCGCCACTGCCCCGGGACTTCCTGCTCCGGCTGAGCGGGGCGGACGGACGGTTGGTGCACGTGGTGGTGGACGGGTCCTGGGGACGGGGCGAGTGGCCACGACGGCTTCCGCCGCGCATCGCGCCGTACGCGTTGCCTTCGTGTGGGCGTTCCTGATCCAGGTGGGGTTGGGGGCGGCGTACCCCACTCTGGGCGGTCAGGCCTGATCCCGTCGTGGGGCACGCCGCCCCCAACCGGACACGCTGTTCACGTCCGACGGATACCGATTCGGTGCTCGGGGCGGGTGTTTGCTACTCTTTCCCGGTCGCTGAGCCCCCGTAGCTCAGGGGATAGAGCACCGCCCTCCGGAGGCGGGGGCGCAGGTTCGAATCCTGCCGGGGGCACCAGGCAAGATCAGCACAAGAGGCCGCCGACCAGGGCAAACCTGGACAGCGGCCTTCTTCATGTGTCGGACTGTGTCCGGTGATCTACGGCCCTCAGCGGCCAGCCACGGCAAATACACGGCCAAGTTCTCGCGCCTTCCATGCCCGGTACCGCTCCAGTCCGCCGCCACTATCAAGCCTTGGTCGCCGGACTGGACATCACCGCCGATGCCGCTGGCCTGACGCTGTTCGCGACGGTGCGGCGCGCTGACGAGCCGGGGTGATCCCCGCAGTCGGCTTCGGGTTCGTCGCCGACGCAGCCTCGATCGTCAGTCGAGGCCTTCGATGATGCGGAAGTCGCGCTCGACGCCGTCAGCAAGTGCGGCCAGCGCCTCCTGGTAGGCCGCACTCGCATGTGCGGCGACCGCCTGTTCGAAGCTGTCGAACTCGATCAGGACGGTGCGCTCGGCGATTCCGGCGTCGTGTGCGACGACCCGGCTGCCGCGGGCGAGCAGCCGCCCGCCCGCGGCCTCGACGGCTGGACCAGCCAGCTTGTTGTAGGCAGCCAGCTTCTCGGGGTCCGCAATGGTGCGGTAGGCGCTGACCCAATAGCCCTTGGCCACGGTACCTCCTGTGTTCGGAATTGATGCTCAGAAGCATGCTCAGATCCATGGCCGGCGCGCTGTGGGTCAGCGAGCCGACGGAGACGGCGTCGAAGTCGGACGGCTTCGATCCTCAGCTTCCGGTTCGACTCGACCGGCCCAGGCCCGGCACACCGACTGGGGCTGTGATCGGATTGGTCTCGGGTGAGCGTCGGCGGGCGAGGGCGAGGCTGGCCATCGTCGTGATCGCCATCGCGGCGACGCCGACCAGCGCCGCGGTCGTGTAGGCGTCGTCGTTCGGGAAGAGGCGGCCCGTGGCGGTGCCGGCGGCCAGGACCAGACCGCCGATGGCGCTGCCCAGGGAGTACCCGACGCTGCGGACGACGTAGTTGAAGCTCATGGCGCTCGACGTCTCGCTCCTGGGGGTGACGGCCAGGATGACGCCGGGCATGGCGGCCGAGAAGCTGCCGACGCCGAAGCCCAGCACGCCCATGGCCGCGAGCAGTTCGGCCAGGTTGGACCGGGCGGTGGCGAACAGGACGAACCCGCCGCCGACGATGGCGGCG
The Micromonospora pisi DNA segment above includes these coding regions:
- the argS gene encoding arginine--tRNA ligase; the encoded protein is MTPANLAEVVRTAAQAVFISRGLDPSVLPESVTLERPRNPEHGDYASTLALQLAKRVGVPPRELAAGLADELTRAVGIKSVEIAGPGFLNIRLDAAAAGQLARVVVQAGREYGRSDALAGERINLEFVSANPTGPVHIGGVRWAAVGDALSRLLRATGADVTTEYYFNDAGSQIDRFARSLLAAAKGEPAPEDGYGGAYIAEIADAVRALHPDVLDRPDAAAQEVFRVEGVALMFDEIRSSLDQFGVRFDVYFNEKDLHDRGELDLALARLTEQGRTYELDGATWLRTTDFGDDKDRVLRKSNGEWTYFAADCAYYLDKRERGFGRVVIMLGADHHGYIGRMKAMSACFGDDPDQNLEILIGQLVNLVRDGQPVRMSKRAGTVVTLEDLVEAIGVDAARYALARYSSDSPIDIDVELWTRAKSDNPLYYVQYVGARTAGVSRQAAEVGLTRGDADAFRPELLDHDKENELLKALAEYPAVVANAAALREPHKLAHFLEEKVALSYHRFYDNCRVLPQGDEEITDLHRARLWLNDATRTVIANGLELLGVSAPERM
- a CDS encoding DUF3105 domain-containing protein translates to MSISTQGGDQSRPSVVSTGKKPAAGGKPAAGGKPAAGNSGGARPGGGGRGAGGGGKGPRKPIAPVKVSQGRNWGPIALFVAVGVLAVGIIGWGAFAVFQGAKPWAEQAAGIDGIKNYRESSDKSLTASEHAWGPLTYSLTPPVGGKHNFNWQNCMGDVYDAPIANEHAVHSMEHGAVWVAYRSGLPADQVSKLAEKVRGNEYMLMSPIDNLDKPISLQAWGYQLKVDNADDGRIDTFIRALRTNATIEPNATCSGGITATGTTPRDLGKDGAQQ
- a CDS encoding DUF305 domain-containing protein, giving the protein MGASTRSDAPAQAGASGAGVPDPEEFEYDGVEGGDDNVDDPGDDPGDDSAVGEGRRRFSTGWVTIALVVGLALGVAVGLLIPGLTRPGETSVEAGFARDMSTHHAQAVEMSLLAHEKATDPDVRTLGADIALTQQGQIGTMQTWLRNWHLTPTGSQPRMAWMPDGGGTIRDGLMPGMATDAERAQLRAATGRDFDVMFLRLMLNHHLGGIHMAEAALELSDDEQVQALAETMVAGQKKEIAAIQALLDKLGAK
- a CDS encoding winged helix-turn-helix domain-containing protein — its product is MGVVLKDARRSVTSWCRRHTIGGDGAVAARRGQRSGPAEALSRDQELELIDALRGRYPDQFGLDDPLWTRQSVTALIERQFGLTIDPGIVGEYLHAWGLGPREPTDRACGLCVDAVRIWVRQEYPAIVRSAQEHRAELCWLGRTRLHGVAPAADVISAMSQRGRVKFMITTPTVDPPLPRDFLLRLSGADGRLVHVVVDGSWGRGEWPRRLPPRIAPYALPSCGRS
- a CDS encoding DUF1330 domain-containing protein gives rise to the protein MAKGYWVSAYRTIADPEKLAAYNKLAGPAVEAAGGRLLARGSRVVAHDAGIAERTVLIEFDSFEQAVAAHASAAYQEALAALADGVERDFRIIEGLD